The Myxococcales bacterium genome includes the window GAACCGCCGGCGCCACCCACCGGGGAAATCGGGCCGTCGCCGCCACCAATGGTCATGGCTGTCCGCCCTTCATGGGCGCGACCATACCGCAACCTTGCAAACCTGTCCTGATGCGCATTGGGCTTCTTCTACGCACGCCCCGGGTTGGATCTGCTGCCGCGGCGAATTGGCGTAGCCATGCGCCGGCCCTAAGACCTTGAAATTGCCGTTCTTGTGTTAGGGTCGCGGCGGTGAGTAGCGCTGACGACATCGTCCTGGCCGTGGATGTTAGCAAAAGTTACGGCTCGGGCGCCGGCAAAACGCCCGTGCTGCATGCGGTGTCGCTGCAGGTGCGCAAAGGCGAATTTCTCGCCATGGTCGGGCAATCCGGCTCAGGTAAATCGACCCTGCTCAACATTATCGGTGGCCTCGATACACCCGATAGCGGGCAGGTCACGGTGCTCGGCGTCGATCTCGTTCGCGGTGGCGACGCCGCGTGCGCCAAGCTGCGCAACGGCCCCATCGGCTTTGTCTTTCAATCCTTTAATCTGCTCGACCATCTAAGCTGCCTCGAAAACGTCACGGTGGGGGCGCTGTTTGGCGCGGCGAAACGCACCGCCGAGGTCACCGAGCGCGGCATGGAAGTGCTGCGGCGGGTCGGCCTGACGGACTATGCGAAGCGGCGGCCAAGCGAGCTCTCGGGCGGACAGAAACAACGCGTC containing:
- a CDS encoding ABC transporter ATP-binding protein — its product is MVLAVDVSKSYGSGAGKTPVLHAVSLQVRKGEFLAMVGQSGSGKSTLLNIIGGLDTPDSGQVTVLGVDLVRGGDAACAKLRNGPIGFVFQSFNLLDHLSCLENVTVGALFGAAKRTAEVTERGMEVLRRVGLTDYAKRRPSELSGGQKQRVAIARALYGRPQLLLCDEPTGNLDSKTGSEIIELFRDINRNDGVTLMIVTHEKRVSSVATRLLTLHKGALVENQSDDGLDGGAA